A genomic region of Tsukamurella pulmonis contains the following coding sequences:
- a CDS encoding sulfotransferase family protein: MSETTTSVGTVDDLHESAMRRTGLSDFGDPSDGYREALQVLLDSYREEAALTELGSKLSRVFLRGALSARLISEAAFAANPGHADVTVDRPMFVTGLPRSGTTALHRLLDADPGNQGLQMWLAEVPQPRPPRATWAENPVYTLLDEQYAQHHTEHPEFMGLHYMSASEVEECWQLLRQSVHSVSYECLAHVPSYAAWLAEQDWTPAYRRHKRNLQLIGMNDPGKRWVLKNPSHLFALDAVLEVYPDALIVQCHRPAETIIASVCSLAQHATEGWSTAFTGATIGADQLDTWARGLDAFDEARARHTAAGRGDQFVDVDYRDLVADPLGTVGDIYGSFGLELTDEARQAMSAMHDASRSGARRPNHTYSLEDYGLTEATVRARFD, translated from the coding sequence ATGTCTGAGACCACCACCTCCGTCGGCACGGTCGACGATCTCCACGAGTCCGCGATGCGCCGCACCGGGCTGAGCGACTTCGGCGACCCGTCGGACGGCTACCGCGAGGCGCTGCAGGTACTGCTGGACTCCTACCGCGAGGAGGCCGCCCTCACCGAGCTCGGCTCGAAGCTCTCGCGGGTGTTCCTGCGCGGTGCCCTCTCCGCCAGGTTGATCAGCGAGGCGGCGTTCGCGGCGAACCCCGGCCACGCCGACGTCACCGTCGATCGGCCGATGTTCGTCACCGGCCTGCCCCGCTCGGGCACGACGGCCCTGCACCGGCTGCTCGACGCCGATCCCGGTAACCAGGGCCTGCAGATGTGGCTCGCGGAGGTCCCGCAGCCGCGGCCCCCGCGCGCGACGTGGGCGGAGAACCCGGTCTACACGCTCCTCGACGAGCAGTACGCGCAGCACCACACCGAGCACCCGGAATTCATGGGCCTGCACTACATGTCGGCCTCGGAGGTCGAGGAGTGCTGGCAACTGCTGCGGCAGTCCGTGCACTCGGTCTCCTACGAGTGCCTCGCGCACGTCCCGTCGTACGCGGCCTGGCTGGCCGAGCAGGACTGGACACCCGCGTACCGCCGGCACAAGCGCAACCTGCAGCTGATCGGCATGAACGATCCGGGCAAGCGCTGGGTCCTCAAGAACCCGAGTCACCTGTTCGCGCTCGACGCGGTACTCGAGGTGTACCCGGACGCCCTGATCGTGCAGTGCCACCGGCCCGCCGAGACGATCATCGCCTCCGTCTGCTCGCTCGCGCAGCACGCCACCGAGGGCTGGTCGACGGCCTTCACCGGCGCGACGATCGGCGCGGATCAACTGGACACCTGGGCCCGCGGGCTCGACGCCTTCGACGAGGCCCGCGCGCGGCACACCGCCGCCGGCCGGGGCGATCAGTTCGTGGACGTGGATTACCGCGACCTGGTGGCCGATCCGCTCGGCACCGTCGGGGACATCTACGGCTCGTTCGGGTTGGAGCTGACCGACGAGGCACGGCAGGCGATGTCGGCGATGCACGACGCCAGTCGATCCGGAGCCCGCCGCCCCAACCACACCTACTCGCTCGAGGACTACGGACTGACGGAGGCGACGGTCCGCGCCCGGTTCGATTGA
- a CDS encoding IclR family transcriptional regulator: MTEPTGVEAPPAAAGRTSPPTARVVAVLEFLSRHERERFGISELARRVGLSKPTCLGIVATLVESGYLLRDDRDKTYRLGPALIPLGRAARTSLREDPAGGDILAGLWEAFGHPASLSGVVGDRVTVLDVAVDPHRPAMVKVGDGYPFTPPIGLMYVLWDRTGRLERWLARDRVRADGDRLARVIETCRADGYLVELLTPAGQQLHRLMAGVPGDIPAELRAVLGEVVAGIGDRVHLRGDAAEPGESQNVSVISAPVFDGDGAQAMVASLYVSAELTEREIAERATSLIAAADRITVRIGGVKPGRAGR; this comes from the coding sequence ATGACGGAACCGACCGGGGTGGAAGCGCCGCCCGCCGCGGCGGGGCGGACCTCGCCGCCGACCGCGCGGGTGGTGGCCGTGCTCGAGTTCCTGTCCCGGCACGAGCGTGAGCGATTCGGCATCTCCGAGCTCGCCCGCCGCGTCGGCCTGAGCAAGCCCACCTGCCTCGGCATCGTCGCCACGCTCGTGGAATCGGGCTACCTGCTGCGCGACGACCGGGACAAGACCTACCGCCTGGGGCCCGCGCTGATCCCGCTCGGCCGCGCTGCGCGCACCTCGCTGCGTGAGGATCCGGCCGGAGGCGACATCCTCGCTGGACTGTGGGAGGCGTTCGGGCACCCGGCCTCGCTCTCCGGCGTGGTCGGCGATCGGGTCACGGTGCTCGACGTGGCCGTCGATCCGCACCGGCCGGCGATGGTCAAGGTGGGCGACGGCTACCCGTTCACGCCGCCGATCGGGCTGATGTACGTGCTCTGGGATCGCACGGGGCGCCTCGAGCGCTGGCTCGCGCGCGACCGGGTGCGCGCCGACGGCGACCGGCTCGCGCGGGTGATCGAGACCTGCCGCGCCGACGGCTACCTGGTGGAGTTACTGACCCCCGCGGGCCAGCAACTCCACCGGCTCATGGCGGGCGTGCCGGGCGACATCCCCGCGGAGTTGCGCGCCGTGCTCGGGGAAGTGGTCGCTGGCATCGGCGACCGCGTCCATCTGCGCGGCGACGCCGCCGAGCCGGGGGAGTCGCAGAACGTGAGCGTCATCTCGGCGCCGGTCTTCGACGGTGACGGCGCGCAGGCGATGGTGGCCAGCCTGTACGTCAGCGCAGAGCTGACCGAGCGCGAGATCGCCGAGCGCGCCACCTCGCTCATCGCGGCCGCGGACCGGATCACCGTGCGGATCGGGGGCGTCAAGCCCGGCCGCGCCGGGCGTTGA
- the cysD gene encoding sulfate adenylyltransferase subunit CysD has product MVETTVAADHLRLLEAETVYVFREVAATFERPVLLFSGGKDSVVMVHLAAKAFWPAAIPFPVLHIDTGHNFDEVLAFRDELAERLGLRLVVGSVQDDIDSGAVVEPTGPGATRNRLQTATLLRTIGEHRFDAAFGGARRDEDKARAKERIFSFRDRFGQWDPRAQRPELWNIFNGLHGKGEHIRVFPLSNWTELDIWQYIAAESIALPSLYYAHEREVIERDGMLLSTGPLVEALPGETPERRTVRYRTVGDATCTGAVASDAATPEAVVTEIATTRITERGATRADDRISEAGMEDRKKEGYF; this is encoded by the coding sequence GTGGTGGAGACGACGGTCGCCGCAGATCACCTGCGGCTCCTCGAGGCGGAGACGGTGTACGTCTTCCGGGAGGTGGCGGCCACCTTCGAGCGCCCCGTGCTGCTGTTCTCGGGTGGCAAGGACTCGGTGGTGATGGTGCACCTCGCGGCCAAGGCCTTCTGGCCCGCCGCGATCCCGTTCCCGGTGCTGCACATCGACACCGGCCACAACTTCGACGAGGTGCTGGCCTTCCGCGACGAGCTGGCCGAGCGCCTGGGCCTGCGGCTCGTGGTCGGCAGCGTGCAGGACGACATCGATTCCGGCGCCGTCGTCGAGCCCACCGGCCCGGGCGCCACCCGCAACCGGCTGCAGACCGCGACGCTGCTGCGCACGATCGGTGAGCACCGGTTCGACGCCGCCTTCGGCGGGGCGCGCCGCGACGAGGACAAGGCGCGCGCCAAGGAGCGGATCTTCAGCTTCCGGGATCGCTTCGGGCAGTGGGATCCCCGCGCGCAGCGCCCCGAGCTGTGGAACATCTTCAACGGCCTGCACGGCAAGGGGGAGCACATCCGCGTCTTCCCGCTCTCCAACTGGACCGAGCTCGACATCTGGCAGTACATCGCCGCCGAGTCCATCGCCCTGCCCTCGCTCTACTACGCGCACGAGCGCGAGGTGATCGAGCGCGACGGGATGCTGCTCTCCACCGGCCCGCTCGTCGAGGCCCTGCCCGGCGAGACGCCGGAACGCCGGACGGTCCGCTACCGCACCGTCGGCGATGCGACGTGCACCGGCGCCGTCGCCTCGGACGCGGCCACCCCGGAAGCCGTGGTGACCGAGATCGCCACCACCCGGATCACCGAGCGCGGCGCGACCCGCGCCGACGACCGCATCTCCGAGGCCGGCATGGAGGACAGGAAGAAGGAGGGGTACTTCTGA
- the cysC gene encoding adenylyl-sulfate kinase has protein sequence MEILRIATAGSVDDGKSTLIGRLLYESKSVLEDQLSAVAATTAARGEEGVDLALLTDGLRAEREQGITIDVAHRYFATATRKFVLADTPGHEQYTRNMVTGASTADVALILVDARHGLTRQSRRHTFLTSLLGVEHIVLCVNKMDLVDFDRARFDAIRAEFAEFAAKLEVHDVEAIPVSALLGDNITERSPNTPWYDGPSLLYHLENVHVVSDRNLIDARLPVQYVIRPRDSDFRGVAGTVASGAFAVGDEVVALPSGFTTTVAELYRPGGAPAERLEAGEAACVRLADHLDVGRGDVLCRPANRPQSATDLDTTVCWFSDTATLSVGAEYRMLHAHSSDLVRIEALDYRLDTSTLHRDQDATGLELNDIGRVQLTARRPVLFDPYRRGRTMGSFVLVHPQTNETVAAGMISGPTLKAGAVVWHGAAVRREDRASRGGTVWLTGLSASGKSTVACELERLLVARGIPAYRLDGDNLRHGLNADLGFSAADRAENVRRVGAVAQLLADAGTVAIASLISPYREDRDRIRAQHEEAGLPFVEVFVDTPIDVCAERDPKGMYAKARAGEIADFTGISAPYEAPERPELVLRPADGEPVEQARVVLDRWLKLEP, from the coding sequence ATGGAGATCCTGCGCATCGCGACGGCCGGCAGCGTGGACGACGGCAAGTCGACGCTCATCGGACGCCTGCTCTACGAATCGAAATCCGTTCTCGAGGACCAGCTGAGCGCGGTCGCGGCCACCACCGCCGCCCGCGGCGAGGAGGGCGTCGACCTCGCCCTGCTCACCGACGGGCTGCGGGCCGAACGCGAACAGGGCATCACGATCGACGTGGCCCATCGCTACTTCGCCACCGCCACACGCAAGTTCGTCCTCGCCGACACCCCCGGCCACGAGCAGTACACCCGCAACATGGTCACCGGGGCCTCCACCGCGGACGTCGCGCTCATCCTCGTCGACGCCCGGCACGGCCTGACCCGCCAGTCCCGCCGGCACACCTTCCTCACCTCGCTGCTCGGCGTCGAGCACATCGTGCTGTGCGTGAACAAGATGGACCTCGTGGACTTCGACCGCGCCCGGTTCGACGCCATCCGCGCCGAGTTCGCCGAATTCGCCGCCAAACTCGAGGTGCACGACGTCGAGGCGATCCCGGTCTCGGCGCTGCTCGGCGACAACATCACCGAGCGCTCGCCGAACACTCCGTGGTACGACGGCCCGTCGCTGCTCTACCACCTCGAGAACGTGCACGTGGTCAGCGATCGCAACCTCATCGACGCGCGGCTGCCCGTGCAGTACGTGATCCGGCCCCGCGACTCCGACTTCCGCGGTGTCGCGGGCACCGTCGCCTCCGGCGCCTTCGCCGTCGGCGACGAGGTGGTCGCGCTCCCGTCGGGCTTCACCACGACCGTCGCCGAGCTGTACCGGCCCGGTGGTGCGCCCGCCGAGCGGCTGGAGGCGGGGGAGGCGGCGTGCGTGCGGCTCGCCGATCACCTGGACGTGGGCCGCGGCGACGTGCTGTGCCGGCCCGCGAACCGGCCGCAGTCCGCGACCGACCTCGACACCACCGTGTGCTGGTTCTCCGACACCGCCACGCTCAGCGTCGGCGCCGAGTACCGGATGCTGCACGCCCACTCCAGCGATCTCGTGCGGATCGAGGCGCTGGACTACCGGCTCGACACCAGCACCCTGCACCGCGACCAGGACGCGACCGGCCTCGAGCTCAACGACATCGGCCGGGTGCAGCTCACGGCGCGCCGGCCCGTGCTCTTCGATCCGTACCGGCGCGGCCGCACCATGGGCAGCTTCGTGCTGGTGCATCCGCAGACCAATGAGACCGTCGCGGCCGGCATGATCTCCGGGCCGACGCTCAAGGCCGGCGCCGTGGTCTGGCACGGGGCGGCCGTGCGGCGCGAGGACCGCGCGAGCAGGGGCGGCACCGTCTGGCTGACGGGCCTGTCCGCCTCCGGCAAGTCGACGGTGGCGTGCGAGCTCGAGCGCCTCCTGGTGGCGCGCGGCATCCCCGCCTACCGGCTCGACGGCGACAACCTGCGCCACGGCCTCAACGCCGACCTCGGCTTCTCGGCCGCCGATCGCGCGGAGAACGTGCGCCGCGTGGGCGCCGTCGCGCAACTGCTCGCGGACGCCGGGACGGTGGCGATCGCCTCGCTGATCAGCCCGTACCGCGAGGACCGCGACCGGATCCGGGCCCAGCACGAGGAGGCCGGCCTGCCCTTCGTCGAGGTCTTCGTCGACACCCCGATCGACGTCTGCGCCGAGCGGGACCCCAAGGGCATGTACGCCAAGGCGCGGGCGGGCGAGATCGCCGACTTCACCGGGATCAGCGCGCCCTACGAGGCGCCCGAACGGCCCGAACTGGTGCTGCGGCCCGCCGACGGCGAGCCCGTCGAGCAGGCCCGGGTCGTGCTCGATCGCTGGCTGAAACTCGAGCCGTGA
- the purL gene encoding phosphoribosylformylglycinamidine synthase subunit PurL, which translates to MHVDTVTHAASTPDVDQPYRELGLKDDEYQRIREILGRRPTDAELAMYSVMWSEHCSYKSSKVHLRYFGETTTDEMRAVMLAGIGENAGVVDIGDGWAVTFKVESHNHPSYVEPYQGAATGVGGIVRDIMAMGARPIAVMDQLRFGPATAPDTRRVLDGVVRGVGGYGNSLGLPNVGGETVFDASYAGNPLVNALCAGVLRTEDLHLAFASGKGNKIILFGARTGLDGIGGVSVLASESFDADEKPKKLPSVQVGDPFMEKVLIECCLDLYREKLVVGIQDLGGAGLSCATSELAAAGDGGMFIDLDQVACRAQGMSAAEILSSESQERMCAVVTPENVEEFMAVCAKWDVLATVIGEVTDGEHLVIDWHGETVVDAPARTIAHDGPVYERPVERPAFMDALIGDTTAGLRRPGTDDELRATALKMLASPALCSRKFITEQYDRYVRGNTVLAENADGGVIRIDESTQRGIALSTDASGRYTYLDPYVGGQLALAEAYRNVAVTGATPKAVTDCLNFGSPEDPGVMWQFQQAVRGIADGCVTLGIPVTGGNVSFYNQTGTTAILPTPVIGVLGVIDDVRRRIPTGLGTEPGETLYLLGDTHDEFDGSIWAQVEHDHLGGVPPRVDLGREKLLADVLTAASRDGLVSAAHDLSEGGLWQAVVEAALAGETGCRLLLPEDSDAFVQLFSESTGRVLVAVPRTEETRFAAMCAARELPAVRIGVVDQGSDSVEVQGRFSVTLADLRAAHEGTLPALFG; encoded by the coding sequence GTGCACGTAGACACGGTGACCCACGCCGCCTCCACGCCCGATGTCGACCAGCCGTACCGCGAGCTCGGACTCAAGGACGACGAGTACCAGCGGATCCGCGAGATCCTCGGCCGCCGCCCCACCGACGCCGAGCTCGCCATGTACTCGGTGATGTGGTCCGAGCACTGCTCCTACAAGAGCTCCAAGGTGCACCTGCGCTACTTCGGCGAGACCACCACCGACGAGATGCGCGCGGTGATGCTCGCGGGCATCGGCGAGAACGCGGGCGTCGTGGACATCGGCGACGGCTGGGCGGTGACCTTCAAGGTCGAGTCGCACAACCACCCGTCGTACGTGGAGCCCTACCAGGGCGCCGCCACCGGCGTGGGCGGCATCGTCCGCGACATCATGGCCATGGGCGCCCGCCCGATCGCCGTGATGGACCAGCTGCGCTTCGGCCCGGCCACCGCGCCCGACACCCGTCGCGTGCTCGACGGGGTGGTGCGCGGCGTCGGCGGCTACGGCAACTCCCTGGGCCTGCCGAACGTCGGCGGCGAAACCGTCTTCGACGCGTCCTACGCGGGCAACCCGCTGGTCAACGCGCTGTGCGCCGGCGTACTGCGCACCGAGGACCTGCACCTGGCCTTCGCCTCAGGCAAGGGCAACAAGATCATCCTGTTCGGCGCCCGCACCGGCCTCGACGGCATCGGCGGCGTCTCCGTGCTGGCCTCGGAGAGCTTCGACGCCGACGAGAAGCCCAAGAAGCTGCCGTCGGTGCAGGTGGGCGACCCCTTCATGGAGAAGGTGCTCATCGAGTGCTGCCTGGATCTCTACCGCGAGAAGCTCGTGGTCGGCATCCAGGACCTGGGCGGCGCCGGCCTGTCCTGCGCCACCTCCGAGCTGGCCGCGGCCGGCGACGGCGGCATGTTCATCGACCTCGACCAGGTCGCGTGCCGCGCGCAGGGCATGAGCGCCGCAGAGATCCTCTCCTCCGAGTCGCAGGAGCGCATGTGCGCCGTGGTGACCCCGGAGAACGTCGAGGAGTTCATGGCCGTCTGCGCCAAGTGGGACGTGCTGGCCACGGTGATCGGCGAGGTCACCGACGGCGAGCACCTCGTCATCGACTGGCACGGCGAGACCGTCGTCGACGCGCCCGCCCGCACCATCGCCCATGACGGCCCCGTCTACGAGCGCCCCGTCGAGCGGCCCGCGTTCATGGACGCGCTCATCGGCGACACCACCGCCGGCCTGCGCCGCCCCGGCACCGACGACGAGTTGCGCGCCACCGCGCTGAAGATGCTCGCCTCGCCGGCGCTGTGCTCGCGCAAGTTCATCACCGAGCAGTACGACCGGTACGTGCGCGGCAACACGGTGCTCGCCGAGAACGCCGACGGCGGCGTCATCCGGATCGACGAGAGCACCCAGCGCGGCATCGCCCTCTCGACCGACGCCTCCGGCCGCTACACCTACCTCGACCCGTACGTCGGCGGACAGCTCGCGCTCGCCGAGGCCTACCGCAACGTGGCCGTCACCGGCGCCACCCCCAAGGCCGTCACCGACTGCCTGAACTTCGGTTCGCCGGAGGACCCGGGCGTGATGTGGCAGTTCCAGCAGGCGGTGCGCGGCATCGCCGACGGCTGCGTCACGCTCGGCATCCCCGTGACCGGCGGCAACGTCAGCTTCTACAACCAGACGGGCACCACCGCGATCCTGCCGACGCCCGTCATCGGCGTGCTCGGCGTCATCGACGACGTGCGCCGCCGCATCCCCACGGGCCTGGGCACCGAGCCCGGCGAGACGCTGTACCTGCTCGGCGACACCCACGACGAGTTCGACGGCTCCATCTGGGCGCAGGTCGAGCACGATCACCTCGGCGGCGTGCCGCCGCGCGTGGACCTGGGCCGCGAGAAGCTGCTGGCCGACGTGCTCACCGCCGCCTCGCGCGACGGCCTCGTCTCCGCCGCGCACGACCTCTCCGAGGGCGGCCTGTGGCAGGCGGTCGTCGAGGCCGCACTCGCCGGTGAGACGGGCTGCCGCCTGCTGCTCCCCGAGGACTCGGACGCCTTCGTGCAGCTCTTCTCCGAGTCGACGGGCCGCGTGCTCGTCGCGGTGCCGCGCACCGAGGAGACCCGCTTCGCGGCCATGTGCGCCGCCCGCGAGCTCCCGGCCGTCCGCATCGGCGTGGTCGACCAGGGCAGCGACTCGGTCGAGGTGCAGGGCCGGTTCAGCGTGACGCTGGCCGACCTGCGCGCCGCGCACGAGGGCACCCTGCCGGCGCTGTTCGGCTGA
- a CDS encoding amino acid permease, translating to MTAPSGESTAAAAPADPGLHAGLRARHLIMMSLGSAIGAGLFVGSGKGIALAGPAVLIAYAVAGLVVIAVMRMLGEMVAADPNPGAFSYYAGRALGPGAGFAVGWLWWVQLCLVVAAEAVAAAAILNGLLPGGPPVWVWALVFMIALTALNLAGVRGFGEFEFWFSLIKVVFVALFLIIGVGYLLGWTSAPSPGLGNLTDFAPHGISGVVAALLVVAFAFGGIEIVAVAAAETQDPERTVGRAIRATVWRILVFYVGSVAVILLALPWDDPAVAKEPFVAVLRAAGLPAVGTTLGVVIVVALLSSLNANLYGSSRMLYSLAERGMAPAVAGRANRSGVPVLAVLASSAIGFLAVPATYLWGSEVLDRLLAVVGSTLIVTWLATIGSQIVLRRRAERDGTPLPLKMWGYPYLSWAVLVVLLGIVALAIANDDVRNQVLSTAVVVLLLWVAGTLHARAQARRAPLER from the coding sequence ATGACGGCACCGTCGGGCGAGAGCACCGCGGCGGCCGCGCCCGCCGATCCCGGTCTGCACGCCGGGCTGCGCGCCCGGCACCTGATCATGATGAGCCTCGGCTCGGCGATCGGCGCCGGGCTGTTCGTCGGGTCCGGCAAGGGGATCGCCCTGGCCGGCCCCGCCGTGCTCATCGCCTACGCCGTGGCGGGGCTCGTCGTGATCGCCGTGATGCGGATGCTCGGCGAGATGGTGGCCGCCGACCCGAACCCCGGCGCCTTCTCCTACTACGCGGGCCGTGCGCTGGGCCCGGGTGCGGGCTTCGCCGTCGGCTGGCTCTGGTGGGTGCAGCTGTGCCTGGTGGTGGCGGCCGAGGCCGTCGCCGCGGCGGCCATCCTGAACGGCCTGCTGCCCGGCGGGCCGCCCGTCTGGGTGTGGGCGCTGGTGTTCATGATCGCGCTGACCGCGCTGAACCTGGCCGGGGTCCGCGGCTTCGGCGAGTTCGAGTTCTGGTTCTCGCTGATCAAGGTCGTCTTCGTGGCGCTCTTCCTGATCATCGGCGTGGGCTACCTCCTCGGCTGGACCTCCGCGCCGTCGCCGGGGCTGGGCAACCTCACCGACTTCGCGCCGCACGGCATCAGCGGCGTGGTCGCCGCCCTGCTCGTGGTGGCCTTCGCGTTCGGCGGCATCGAGATCGTCGCCGTCGCGGCGGCCGAGACCCAGGACCCCGAGCGCACCGTCGGGCGGGCGATCCGCGCCACCGTCTGGCGGATCCTGGTCTTCTACGTCGGCAGCGTCGCCGTGATCCTGCTGGCCCTGCCCTGGGACGATCCGGCCGTCGCGAAGGAGCCGTTCGTCGCGGTCCTGCGCGCCGCCGGGCTGCCGGCCGTGGGCACCACCCTGGGCGTGGTCATCGTGGTCGCGCTGCTCAGCTCGCTCAACGCCAACCTCTACGGCAGCTCGCGGATGCTGTACTCGCTCGCGGAGCGCGGCATGGCGCCGGCGGTCGCCGGCCGCGCGAACCGCTCGGGCGTGCCCGTCCTCGCCGTTCTCGCCAGCTCGGCGATCGGCTTCCTCGCCGTGCCCGCCACGTACCTGTGGGGCTCCGAGGTGCTCGACCGGCTGCTCGCCGTCGTCGGGTCGACCCTCATCGTCACCTGGCTCGCGACCATCGGTTCGCAGATCGTGCTGCGCCGCCGGGCCGAGCGCGACGGGACCCCGCTGCCGCTGAAGATGTGGGGTTACCCGTACCTGTCCTGGGCGGTCCTGGTGGTGCTGCTCGGCATCGTGGCGCTGGCGATCGCCAACGACGACGTCCGCAACCAGGTGCTCTCGACGGCCGTGGTGGTGCTGTTGCTGTGGGTGGCCGGGACGCTGCATGCGCGCGCTCAGGCGCGCCGTGCGCCCTTGGAGCGGTAG
- a CDS encoding diguanylate cyclase domain-containing protein: MPQSSSPLGFLARGESVVALLVDEFLASIADDVYLPLPAALVRADLLAGFQSVITALGAEEFDPAVGRDVGRLLIELQITVPAGAAAAGRAIAALPDALLREPSAEVRRRTALILAEYAAGYAEALTRRIIDGQAIVHRAAQLARRAAEEGERAAQARLRVMFEHARSPVFVADEGGRLVEASAAMTRMMEANPTLLGPSGDDVRQLLADDPRDAERVLRELADADDAGVTRFLERRQLRFLGERSVGRWALSRVPGNGDRPPLLVGVGHDVTDLRETHAQLSHLAHHDPLTGLPNRRRLGDDLAAGPDTMIGFCLVDLDGFKGINDRLGHAVGDQLLVAAAARISAALAGVGTLYRVGGDEFAVLVPRPFRPEDAAQLVHRALATPVELPAAGDGAPLSVRIGASIGTTTSAPGDTVEALIVAADAGLYRSKGARRA; encoded by the coding sequence ATGCCGCAGTCCTCCTCACCGCTGGGCTTCCTGGCGCGCGGTGAATCCGTGGTCGCGCTACTCGTCGACGAGTTCCTCGCGTCCATCGCGGACGACGTCTACCTCCCGCTGCCCGCCGCCCTGGTGCGGGCCGATCTGCTCGCCGGCTTCCAGTCCGTGATCACCGCGCTCGGCGCCGAGGAGTTCGATCCCGCTGTCGGCCGCGACGTCGGACGACTGCTGATCGAGCTGCAGATCACCGTGCCGGCGGGCGCCGCCGCGGCCGGCCGGGCCATCGCCGCACTGCCCGATGCGCTGCTGCGGGAACCGTCGGCGGAGGTCCGTCGCCGCACGGCCCTGATCCTCGCCGAGTACGCCGCCGGCTACGCCGAGGCCCTGACCAGGCGGATCATCGACGGCCAGGCGATCGTGCACCGTGCAGCGCAGCTCGCCCGTCGCGCCGCCGAGGAGGGCGAGCGCGCCGCGCAGGCGCGGCTGCGGGTGATGTTCGAGCATGCGCGCTCACCGGTGTTCGTGGCCGACGAGGGCGGCCGGCTCGTCGAGGCGAGCGCGGCGATGACCCGCATGATGGAGGCCAATCCGACGCTCCTGGGCCCGTCGGGCGACGACGTGCGGCAACTGCTCGCCGACGATCCCCGCGACGCCGAGCGGGTGCTGCGAGAGCTGGCCGACGCGGACGACGCCGGCGTCACGCGCTTCCTCGAGCGCCGCCAGCTGCGGTTCCTGGGCGAGCGCAGCGTCGGCCGATGGGCCCTGAGCCGGGTGCCCGGGAACGGCGACCGGCCGCCGCTGCTCGTCGGCGTCGGCCACGACGTCACCGACCTGCGGGAGACGCACGCGCAGTTGAGCCACCTCGCCCACCACGATCCGCTGACGGGGCTGCCGAACCGGCGTCGCCTGGGCGACGATCTCGCGGCCGGCCCGGACACCATGATCGGTTTCTGCCTCGTGGACCTCGACGGCTTCAAGGGGATCAACGACCGGCTCGGCCACGCCGTGGGCGATCAGCTGCTGGTCGCGGCGGCGGCCCGGATCAGCGCCGCGCTGGCGGGAGTCGGCACGCTCTACCGCGTGGGCGGCGACGAATTCGCTGTACTGGTCCCGCGGCCGTTCCGGCCGGAGGACGCGGCGCAGCTCGTGCATCGCGCGCTGGCGACGCCCGTCGAGCTGCCCGCGGCCGGCGATGGCGCGCCGCTCTCCGTCCGGATCGGTGCGAGCATCGGCACCACCACCTCCGCCCCGGGCGACACCGTCGAGGCGCTCATCGTGGCGGCGGACGCCGGGCTCTACCGCTCCAAGGGCGCACGGCGCGCCTGA